In one window of Halomarina pelagica DNA:
- a CDS encoding zinc ribbon domain-containing protein, producing the protein MPDSPERGDDREADAASARGCPKCGRTEARVEEITTTSPGLSALADVESHVFTVVTCGRCGYCEFYRRSADVVRLFYGEGHPDPDRETASRRSDGSVHYCSMCGTDVEADVGACPGCGRTFV; encoded by the coding sequence ATGCCCGACTCACCGGAGCGAGGCGACGATCGAGAGGCGGACGCGGCGTCTGCGAGGGGGTGTCCGAAGTGCGGTCGCACCGAGGCGAGGGTGGAGGAGATCACGACGACGAGCCCCGGCCTCTCCGCCCTCGCCGACGTGGAGAGCCACGTCTTCACCGTGGTCACGTGCGGCAGGTGCGGGTACTGCGAGTTCTACCGGCGATCGGCCGACGTGGTCCGCCTGTTCTACGGGGAGGGGCATCCCGACCCGGACCGGGAGACGGCGAGCAGGCGGTCCGACGGTTCCGTACACTACTGTAGCATGTGCGGCACCGACGTGGAGGCGGACGTCGGGGCGTGTCCCGGGTGCGGGCGGACGTTCGTCTGA
- a CDS encoding saccharopine dehydrogenase family protein: MDEELLIYGSYGYTGSLIAEAAVDRGLSPVLAGRRAESLERQATTLGLDHRVFSLEHPNVVEAQVGDAAAVLNCAGPFSATATPLVEACLETGTDYLDIAGEIDVLEAVAERDREAERAGVTLLPAVGFDVVPTDCLAAFLEAELPSATRLALAIDGLETYSPGTLKSIVEGLSRPGAVREGGEVRTVPAAWKTRRIDFGEGPKPAVTVPWGDVSTAYYATGIPNVEVYATVPPFAVGGIRWTGMLAPMLGMKPVQCTLKRLVDATVSGPTAAERSRSVARVWGEVEDDEGERVAARLRTPDTYDLTARTAVESARHALDGDVSPGFQTPASAFGPDFVLGFEGVERESVRHETAGGAGGMGGEANAGD; this comes from the coding sequence ATGGACGAGGAGTTGCTCATCTACGGGTCGTACGGGTACACCGGATCGCTGATCGCGGAGGCCGCCGTCGACCGGGGGTTGTCACCGGTGCTCGCCGGGCGGCGCGCGGAGTCGCTCGAACGGCAGGCGACGACGCTCGGACTCGACCATCGCGTGTTCAGCCTGGAACACCCGAACGTCGTCGAGGCGCAGGTCGGGGACGCCGCCGCGGTGTTGAACTGCGCCGGCCCGTTCTCCGCGACCGCGACGCCGCTGGTCGAGGCGTGTCTGGAGACCGGGACGGACTACCTCGACATCGCCGGCGAGATCGACGTGCTCGAGGCCGTCGCCGAGCGGGACAGGGAGGCCGAGCGGGCGGGCGTGACCCTGCTCCCCGCGGTGGGGTTCGACGTGGTACCGACGGACTGTCTGGCGGCGTTCCTCGAAGCCGAGTTGCCGTCGGCGACCCGCCTCGCGCTGGCGATCGACGGCCTCGAGACGTACTCCCCGGGCACCCTGAAGTCGATCGTCGAGGGACTGTCGAGACCCGGCGCGGTGCGCGAGGGCGGCGAGGTCCGAACCGTCCCGGCCGCGTGGAAGACCCGACGGATCGACTTCGGGGAGGGACCGAAGCCGGCCGTCACCGTCCCCTGGGGCGACGTTTCGACGGCCTACTACGCGACCGGGATCCCGAACGTCGAGGTGTACGCCACGGTTCCCCCGTTCGCCGTCGGCGGGATCCGGTGGACCGGGATGCTCGCCCCCATGCTCGGCATGAAACCCGTCCAGTGCACCCTGAAGCGCCTGGTCGACGCGACGGTGTCCGGCCCGACCGCGGCGGAGCGCTCGCGGAGCGTGGCGCGGGTGTGGGGCGAGGTCGAGGACGACGAGGGGGAGCGCGTCGCCGCCCGCCTGCGGACGCCCGACACCTACGACCTGACCGCGCGGACCGCCGTCGAGTCGGCCCGGCACGCGCTCGACGGCGACGTCTCCCCCGGCTTTCAGACGCCGGCGTCGGCGTTCGGCCCCGACTTCGTGCTCGGATTCGAGGGCGTGGAGCGCGAGTCGGTGCGCCACGAGACGGCCGGCGGGGCAGGCGGGATGGGCGGGGAGGCGAACGCCGGCGACTGA
- the trmY gene encoding tRNA (pseudouridine(54)-N(1))-methyltransferase TrmY: MRQFIVVGHDAPTGPDFSLDDLAGGAGRLDVLCRCVNATFFLSHAIREDARCRLVLRDEFTLRFEGSELRRLNPDERSTAALVRKALERRDEAIGHVEAETSPGVYLSRKGFEATLDDAAREGTVVELHEEGDPVVDVDPPEDPVFVLSDHRDFAEGEAALLAETAAARVRLGPKRLHADHAITVAHNYLDTEGYGRY; encoded by the coding sequence ATGCGCCAGTTCATCGTCGTCGGTCACGACGCGCCTACCGGCCCCGACTTCTCGCTCGACGACCTCGCGGGCGGGGCGGGACGGCTCGACGTGCTCTGTCGGTGCGTGAACGCGACGTTCTTCCTCTCGCACGCGATCCGCGAGGACGCGCGCTGTCGACTCGTCCTCCGCGACGAGTTCACGCTGCGCTTCGAGGGGAGCGAACTCCGCCGCCTGAACCCCGACGAGCGGTCGACGGCGGCGCTCGTCAGGAAGGCCCTCGAACGGCGGGACGAGGCGATCGGGCACGTGGAGGCCGAGACCTCCCCCGGGGTCTACCTCTCGCGGAAGGGGTTCGAGGCGACGCTCGACGACGCCGCGCGCGAGGGGACCGTCGTCGAACTCCACGAGGAGGGCGACCCCGTCGTGGACGTCGACCCCCCCGAGGATCCCGTCTTCGTCCTCTCCGACCACCGCGACTTCGCCGAGGGGGAGGCCGCCCTACTCGCCGAGACCGCGGCGGCGCGGGTGCGACTCGGCCCGAAGCGCCTGCACGCCGACCACGCCATCACCGTGGCGCACAACTACCTCGACACCGAGGGGTACGGGCGGTACTGA
- the aglM gene encoding UDP-glucose 6-dehydrogenase AglM, which produces MNVSVVGSGYVGSSVAACFADLGHDVVAIDIDEGVVERLNAGEPPIHEPGLPELLSEHAGDRLRATTEHAALRDTDLTMVALPTPSREDGSIDLSIMEAGVRDIGEALAEKDGFHLVVIKSTVVPGTTDERLAPLLEETSGRTVGEDIDVAVNPEFQREGTAVEDFLDPDKIVFGTAGDERSLSLLEELYAPLVGDREIPIVRTGRREAEMIKYANNVFLASKVSVINELGNICKEFGVDSYEVAEAIGLDDRIGAAFLRSGVGWGGSCFPKDTDALRAAARSAGYEPELLDAVVGVNDRQPRRMLELLDGHADVAGKRVAVLGLAFKPGTDDIRGSRAKLVIEGLAERGAEVVAYDPTAAAAHMRDLYPDVEYVGSAAEALEGAHGALVVTDWDEFAALDEEFDAMADPIVIDGRRIVERRDGITYEGLTW; this is translated from the coding sequence ATGAACGTCTCAGTCGTCGGCAGCGGCTACGTCGGTTCGTCCGTCGCCGCCTGCTTCGCCGACCTCGGACACGACGTGGTCGCCATCGACATCGACGAGGGGGTCGTCGAGCGGTTGAACGCCGGCGAGCCGCCGATCCACGAGCCCGGACTCCCGGAACTGCTCTCCGAACACGCCGGCGACCGCCTCCGCGCGACGACCGAGCACGCCGCCCTCCGCGACACCGACCTCACGATGGTCGCGCTCCCCACACCCTCCCGCGAGGACGGGAGCATCGACCTCTCGATCATGGAAGCAGGCGTCCGCGACATCGGCGAGGCGCTCGCCGAGAAGGACGGCTTCCACCTCGTCGTGATCAAGAGCACGGTCGTCCCCGGAACGACCGACGAGCGCCTCGCCCCCCTGCTCGAGGAGACCAGCGGGAGGACCGTCGGGGAGGATATCGACGTCGCGGTGAACCCCGAGTTCCAGCGCGAGGGGACCGCCGTCGAGGACTTCCTCGACCCGGACAAGATCGTCTTCGGCACCGCCGGCGACGAGCGGTCGCTCTCGCTGCTCGAGGAACTCTACGCGCCGCTCGTGGGCGACCGCGAGATCCCGATCGTCCGGACGGGCCGCCGCGAGGCGGAGATGATCAAGTACGCGAACAACGTCTTTCTCGCCTCCAAGGTCAGCGTCATCAACGAACTCGGGAACATCTGCAAGGAGTTCGGCGTGGACTCCTACGAGGTCGCGGAGGCCATCGGGCTCGACGACCGCATCGGCGCGGCCTTCCTCCGCTCGGGCGTCGGCTGGGGCGGCTCGTGCTTCCCGAAGGACACCGACGCGCTCCGGGCGGCCGCGCGATCCGCGGGCTACGAGCCGGAGCTACTCGACGCGGTGGTCGGCGTCAACGACCGCCAGCCCCGGCGCATGCTCGAACTCCTCGACGGTCACGCCGACGTCGCCGGGAAGCGCGTCGCCGTCCTCGGCCTCGCGTTCAAGCCCGGCACCGACGACATCCGCGGCTCGCGCGCCAAGCTCGTCATCGAGGGGCTCGCGGAGCGCGGCGCTGAGGTCGTCGCCTACGACCCGACGGCCGCCGCGGCGCACATGCGCGACCTGTATCCGGACGTCGAGTACGTCGGCTCGGCCGCCGAGGCCCTGGAAGGGGCCCACGGCGCGCTCGTCGTCACCGACTGGGACGAGTTCGCCGCCCTCGACGAGGAGTTCGACGCGATGGCCGACCCGATCGTGATCGACGGCCGCCGCATCGTCGAGCGCCGCGACGGGATCACCTACGAGGGGCTGACCTGGTAG
- a CDS encoding DUF7342 family protein yields the protein MDPTDTPNVRDTGDEPPDFDEWDAPDEVLKGGSTRERMLDVILQLREPTKVSEIANRAGCDTETARDYLVWFAEMGIVREHAGRPVRYDRNESYLRWRQIERIRSRYSESEIVEKLKSTVDGLEEYRARFDADHPDEVSLVAASRERPLEEAWEALSEWQTMERRADLLDAARRSGDLASGDVGRVDA from the coding sequence ATGGATCCGACCGACACCCCGAACGTCCGCGATACCGGCGACGAACCCCCCGACTTCGACGAGTGGGACGCACCCGATGAGGTTCTGAAGGGGGGTTCCACCCGGGAGCGTATGCTCGACGTGATACTGCAGTTGCGCGAGCCGACGAAGGTATCCGAGATAGCGAACCGGGCAGGGTGCGACACCGAAACCGCGCGCGATTACCTCGTGTGGTTCGCGGAGATGGGGATCGTACGGGAGCACGCGGGGCGACCCGTCAGGTACGATCGAAACGAGTCGTACCTGCGATGGCGGCAGATCGAGCGAATCCGGTCGCGATATTCGGAGTCAGAGATCGTCGAGAAGCTCAAGAGTACGGTAGATGGACTTGAGGAGTACCGAGCGCGATTCGACGCCGATCACCCTGACGAGGTATCGCTCGTGGCGGCGAGCCGCGAGCGTCCGCTCGAGGAGGCGTGGGAAGCGCTGAGCGAGTGGCAGACGATGGAGCGGCGCGCGGACCTGCTGGACGCGGCACGTCGTAGCGGGGACCTCGCGAGCGGCGACGTCGGGCGAGTAGATGCCTAG
- a CDS encoding STT3 domain-containing protein, translating to MTDARAAADLLRERPDLEPAVRAALAVDADREREPWTFEDVAVDSGAFGELVARGVVERHGGGYRIAAPDAVRAALDGDAVESTAALGVSASPVASHPFADVDATEILALAGTLAFLALFRLVSLPSVFRERIVLSGNDPYYYRYWTERLLAQAGGALDPSVLSALPPAVARGEPLLVAALWLASALAGGASGVVLAVYPVVAAVLTGLFTYLLARRASDDRRVALAAVALLAVVPAHALRTGLGFADHHAFDYVWLALTAWALVALLDRDSRGSAVDRSTVVAAVALGVGVAGQTLAWDNGPALLVPLGLAVALAAPVAVREGRSPVALGAPVVAGLALAAALSHFAHVGLGWHTDTVAYAPSLLLAGVVVALAVGEAFARLAPSVSTLPLPIAPAVLGVEVVGVAAGVLAVRSRFPEFWSDLGRGLDTLFAERAIAEVQSLFASGSAGWLLLFGFALVLALPYLAWGLWRGWRGALGWLVVGTYGGYFLALAAVQTRFAGELSPFVAVFAGLGFVHLAERVDLAARPVPLRDPPERTDDGRPSLRLPDRRRLGALALLFLLVGGLGMIQVPVKTSLVTVPEGQYRTATAIDAHAEERGLSYPESYVLSEWGRNRVYNYFVGGEAASYGYARANYDAFVESTTPDPWYERFRGRVGYVVVGADDARFSNAIGARLHDRYGSRGDGVAGLAHYRAIYASPDGEYVAFAVVPGATVVGPASGESVAVETGVEIDGASFAYERRATVEDGTVRVTVAYPGTYSVGGETVYVSEAAIEEGRTVRVGG from the coding sequence ATGACCGACGCCCGGGCCGCGGCCGACCTCCTGCGGGAGCGACCGGACCTCGAACCGGCGGTCCGCGCCGCGCTCGCCGTCGACGCCGACCGCGAGCGCGAGCCGTGGACGTTCGAGGACGTCGCCGTCGACTCGGGGGCGTTCGGCGAACTCGTCGCGCGCGGCGTCGTCGAGCGCCACGGTGGAGGGTATCGGATCGCCGCCCCCGACGCGGTCCGCGCGGCCCTCGACGGCGACGCGGTCGAGTCGACGGCCGCCCTCGGTGTATCGGCGTCGCCGGTCGCGTCCCACCCGTTCGCCGACGTGGACGCGACCGAGATCCTCGCCCTCGCGGGGACGCTCGCGTTCCTCGCGCTCTTCCGTCTCGTCTCGCTCCCGTCGGTGTTCCGCGAGCGGATCGTCCTCTCGGGGAACGACCCGTACTACTACCGCTACTGGACCGAGCGGTTGCTCGCGCAGGCGGGCGGCGCGCTCGACCCCTCGGTCCTCTCTGCGCTCCCGCCCGCCGTCGCGAGGGGCGAGCCGCTGCTCGTCGCCGCGCTCTGGCTGGCGAGCGCGCTCGCCGGCGGCGCGTCGGGGGTCGTCCTCGCCGTCTACCCCGTCGTCGCGGCCGTCCTGACCGGGCTGTTCACGTACCTGCTGGCCCGCCGCGCGAGCGACGACCGCCGCGTCGCGCTCGCGGCGGTCGCCCTGTTGGCGGTCGTCCCGGCCCACGCGCTCCGGACCGGACTCGGCTTCGCGGACCACCACGCGTTCGACTACGTGTGGCTCGCGCTCACCGCGTGGGCGCTCGTCGCGCTGCTCGATCGGGACTCCCGGGGATCCGCGGTCGACCGGTCGACCGTCGTCGCCGCCGTCGCGCTCGGCGTCGGCGTCGCCGGGCAGACCCTCGCGTGGGACAACGGCCCCGCCCTGCTCGTCCCGCTCGGCCTCGCGGTCGCTCTCGCGGCCCCGGTCGCCGTCCGCGAGGGCCGCTCGCCCGTCGCGCTGGGCGCGCCCGTCGTCGCCGGACTCGCGCTCGCGGCCGCCCTCTCGCACTTCGCGCACGTCGGACTCGGCTGGCACACGGACACGGTCGCGTACGCGCCGTCGCTCCTCCTCGCGGGCGTCGTCGTCGCGCTCGCCGTCGGGGAGGCGTTCGCGCGCCTCGCGCCGTCGGTTTCGACCCTTCCCCTCCCGATCGCGCCGGCCGTCCTCGGGGTCGAGGTCGTCGGGGTCGCCGCCGGCGTCCTCGCCGTCCGGTCGCGCTTCCCCGAGTTCTGGTCGGACCTTGGACGCGGCCTCGACACGCTGTTCGCGGAGCGGGCCATCGCGGAGGTGCAGTCGCTGTTCGCCTCGGGGTCGGCCGGCTGGCTCCTGCTGTTCGGGTTCGCGCTCGTGCTCGCGCTCCCCTACCTCGCGTGGGGGCTGTGGCGCGGGTGGCGCGGGGCGCTCGGGTGGCTCGTCGTCGGGACGTACGGCGGGTACTTCCTCGCGCTCGCCGCCGTCCAGACGCGCTTTGCGGGCGAACTCTCCCCGTTCGTCGCCGTCTTCGCCGGACTCGGGTTCGTCCACCTCGCCGAGCGCGTCGACCTCGCGGCGCGACCGGTCCCCCTCCGCGACCCGCCGGAGCGGACCGACGACGGCCGGCCGTCGCTGCGCCTCCCCGATCGGCGGCGACTCGGCGCGCTCGCGCTCCTCTTCCTGCTCGTCGGCGGCCTCGGGATGATCCAGGTGCCCGTGAAGACCTCGCTCGTCACCGTCCCCGAGGGGCAGTACCGGACCGCGACGGCCATCGACGCCCACGCCGAGGAGCGAGGGCTGTCGTATCCCGAGAGCTACGTCCTCTCGGAGTGGGGGCGAAACCGCGTCTACAACTACTTCGTCGGCGGCGAGGCGGCCTCCTACGGCTACGCGCGGGCGAACTACGACGCCTTCGTCGAGTCGACGACCCCCGACCCGTGGTACGAGCGGTTCCGCGGGCGCGTGGGCTACGTCGTGGTCGGTGCCGACGACGCGCGCTTCTCGAACGCGATCGGCGCGCGCCTGCACGACCGCTACGGGAGTCGGGGGGACGGCGTCGCCGGCCTCGCCCACTACCGGGCGATCTACGCCAGCCCCGACGGGGAGTACGTCGCGTTTGCCGTGGTGCCCGGCGCGACCGTCGTCGGCCCGGCGTCGGGCGAGTCGGTGGCGGTCGAGACGGGCGTCGAGATCGACGGCGCGTCCTTCGCCTACGAGCGGCGCGCTACGGTCGAGGACGGGACGGTCCGCGTGACGGTGGCCTACCCGGGGACCTACTCGGTCGGCGGCGAGACGGTGTACGTCTCGGAGGCGGCGATCGAGGAGGGGCGGACCGTGCGCGTCGGCGGGTGA
- a CDS encoding RibD family protein produces the protein MLPRVIIHNAVSVDGRIDGFPPEIGVFYEVASAWDVDAHLVGSETLFAESDSMDEEPGETVAREAQKPRNGAPDADAPLLAVPDSEGRVRNWELLDEQPYWGEMVALISSATPDEYVEYLGLVGVDYVEAGDDHVDLREALAELADRYDVETVLTDSGGTLNGVLLRAGLVDEVSVLVHPYLVGGTSPRSFVRGPDPSESAPAASLSLLGVERRDDDLLQLRYALD, from the coding sequence ATGCTACCACGAGTCATCATTCACAACGCCGTGAGCGTCGACGGGCGAATCGACGGCTTCCCGCCGGAGATCGGCGTCTTCTACGAGGTCGCGTCGGCGTGGGACGTCGACGCCCACCTCGTCGGGAGCGAGACGCTGTTCGCGGAGTCGGACTCGATGGACGAGGAACCCGGGGAGACGGTGGCGAGGGAGGCGCAGAAACCGCGGAATGGCGCGCCGGACGCGGACGCGCCGCTGCTCGCGGTTCCCGACAGCGAGGGACGGGTCCGCAACTGGGAACTCCTCGACGAACAACCGTACTGGGGGGAGATGGTCGCCCTGATCTCGTCGGCGACGCCCGACGAGTACGTGGAGTACCTCGGCCTCGTGGGGGTGGACTACGTCGAAGCGGGCGACGACCACGTCGACCTCCGCGAGGCGCTGGCCGAACTGGCCGATCGGTACGACGTGGAGACGGTCCTGACCGACAGCGGCGGGACGCTGAACGGCGTGCTCCTGCGCGCCGGACTCGTCGACGAGGTGAGCGTCCTCGTCCACCCGTACCTCGTCGGCGGGACGTCCCCCCGGTCGTTCGTCCGCGGACCTGACCCGTCGGAGAGCGCCCCCGCGGCGTCGCTCTCCCTCCTCGGCGTCGAGCGGCGGGACGACGACCTCCTCCAGTTGCGATACGCGCTCGACTGA
- a CDS encoding type II toxin-antitoxin system VapC family toxin, whose product MTQRALVDTNVVYGAFRRRDQFHEEGLAVVRAADRGDLPTLVVIDFVLAEVMNALTRQVPHDDAVRALSMLEESTGVHLNRTTSQVWQRGVSVYREQAQLSLVDALLVAVARDCDLPYVYSFDTGFDSVDGVRRLTTPTNPYRA is encoded by the coding sequence GTGACACAGCGCGCGCTCGTCGACACGAACGTCGTGTACGGGGCGTTCCGCCGTCGCGATCAGTTCCACGAGGAGGGTCTCGCCGTCGTGCGTGCCGCCGACCGCGGCGACCTCCCGACGCTCGTCGTGATCGATTTCGTCCTCGCGGAGGTGATGAACGCGCTCACGCGGCAGGTACCACACGACGACGCAGTACGAGCGCTGTCGATGCTCGAGGAGAGCACCGGTGTCCATCTCAATCGAACGACGAGCCAGGTGTGGCAGCGAGGGGTTTCGGTCTATCGCGAGCAGGCCCAACTCTCGCTGGTCGACGCGCTCCTCGTTGCGGTCGCTCGCGACTGCGACCTCCCGTACGTCTACTCGTTCGACACCGGCTTCGACAGCGTCGACGGCGTCCGTCGACTGACGACCCCGACGAATCCGTATCGGGCGTGA
- a CDS encoding AbrB/MazE/SpoVT family DNA-binding domain-containing protein, with protein sequence MSSDAEAENDELLGEGAVSGNQASIPAHVRERADIEDGDSLRWRWKGGELSVEVIRRRSGVFEDFDGFEGRNDATDHDAVGVEPAGELDASPRDEEPNADEAGNR encoded by the coding sequence ATGAGTAGCGACGCCGAGGCCGAGAACGACGAACTCCTCGGGGAGGGGGCCGTCTCGGGAAACCAGGCCTCGATCCCCGCGCACGTTCGCGAGCGCGCTGACATCGAGGACGGGGACAGCCTTCGCTGGCGCTGGAAGGGGGGCGAACTGAGCGTCGAGGTCATCCGCAGACGGTCGGGCGTCTTCGAGGACTTCGACGGATTCGAGGGACGTAACGACGCTACCGACCACGACGCGGTGGGCGTCGAACCCGCCGGCGAACTCGACGCGTCGCCGCGCGACGAAGAACCGAACGCCGACGAAGCGGGGAATCGGTAG